In one Dermacentor albipictus isolate Rhodes 1998 colony chromosome 4, USDA_Dalb.pri_finalv2, whole genome shotgun sequence genomic region, the following are encoded:
- the LOC139059217 gene encoding venom serine carboxypeptidase-like isoform X2: protein MVEEVTTDNEASGSNDDLDGTANTGEPLYLTPLIDAGKLNQARSSSKVGPIGADHEVPSYAGYITVNPQYNSNLFFWFVPSLRDPQNDPVILWMQGGPGTSSLLGFFNEHGPYYVSEEDGSEAAFRELTWAQRYSMLYVDQPVGTGFSYTENDAGYARNQTDVGRDMLEFLQQFFTLFGELAKNEFYIAGESYAGKYVPTVGATLHENADSMRVKINFRGIAYGNGLTDPVNMVDFGTFIYGIGLIDRGAADHMMRVAKEAVDLLRAGRTVESGYLMDSLFFGLITENSFFKNVTGFEYYYNYLIDKEPEDSKTYKAFVQKPEIRRALHVGRQGFSMSRDLVTVHFIRDIMRSAVPQFTQVLESGYKVLVYSGHLDICVPTTHTEKFLANVAWSHADRWSHEPRHIWRSTDGQRLYGYKKTVENLNFVVVRNGGHVLPYDQPEAMFELITAFVDNEPPFSA, encoded by the exons ATGGTGGAGGAGGTCACGACGGACAATGAGGCCAGTGGCAGCAATGATGACCTGGATGGCACAGCAAATACTG GAGAGCCCCTGTACTTGACACCTCTCATCGATGCTGGTAAACTGAACCAGGCCAGGTCATCAAGCAAGGTCGGCCCCATCGGGGCTGATCACGAGGTGCCCAGTTATGCGGGCTACATCACCGTCAATCCACAGTACAATAGCAATCTATTCTTCTGGTTCGTTCCTTCACTG AGGGATCCGCAGAATGACCCGGTGATACTGTGGATGCAAGGAGGGCCCGGTACGTCCTCGCTTCTGGGCTTCTTCAATGAGCACGGTCCTTACTACGTGTCGGAGGAGGACGGCAGCGAGGCGGCGTTTCGCGAGCTCACCTGGGCGCAGCGCTACTCGATGCTTTACGTGGACCAACCCGTGGGAACGGGTTTCAGCTACACCGAGAACGACGCTGGCTACGCCCGTAACCAGACCGATGTTGGCCGCGACATGTTAGAGTTCTTGCAGCAGTTCTTCACGCTGTTCGGCGAGCTGGCCAAAAACGAATTCTACATTGCGGGAGAATCCTACGCCG GGAAGTACGTGCCGACTGTGGGCGCCACGCTACACGAGAACGCAGACTCAATGCGGGTCAAGATTAATTTCCGTGGCATCGCCTACGGCAACGGTCTGACGGACCCTGTAAATATGGTGGACTTTGGCACTTTCATCTACGGGATTGGCCTCATCGACCGTGGTGCCGCCGACCACATGATGCGAGTCGCCAAGGAAGCGGTCGATCTCCTCCGCGCAGGTCGAACTGTCGAGAGCGGTTATTTAATGGACAGTCTTTTCTTCGGTCTGATCACGGAGAACAGTTTCTTCAAGAACGTCACCGGCTTTGAATACTACTACAACTACCTGATCGATAAGGAGCCCGAAGACAGCAAGACTTACAAGGCATTCGTCCAGAAGCCCGAGATCCGGCGAGCCCTCCACGTGGGTCGGCAGGGATTCAGCATGAGCCGCGATCTCGTGACCGTCCACTTCATCCGCGACATCATGCGCTCGGCCGTGCCGCAGTTCACCCAAGTTCTGGAGAGCGGCTACAAGGTGCTGGTGTACAGCGGCCACTTGGACATCTGCGTGCCCACCACGCACACGGAGAAATTCCTCGCCAACGTGGCCTGGTCGCACGCGGATCGATGGTCTCACGAACCCCGCCACATTTGGCGGAGTACCGACGGCCAGCGTCTGTACGGCTACAAGAAGACCGTCGAGAACCTCAACTTCGTCGTGGTGCGCAACGGCGGACACGTTCTGCCTTATGACCAGCCCGAGGCTATGTTCGAACTCATCACAGCCTTCGTCGATAACGAGCCGCCTTTCTCCGCATAG
- the LOC139059217 gene encoding venom serine carboxypeptidase-like isoform X1, with translation MQLSSVLLLLCSSSLLNVGVRSDDEDQMVEEVTTDNEASGSNDDLDGTANTGEPLYLTPLIDAGKLNQARSSSKVGPIGADHEVPSYAGYITVNPQYNSNLFFWFVPSLRDPQNDPVILWMQGGPGTSSLLGFFNEHGPYYVSEEDGSEAAFRELTWAQRYSMLYVDQPVGTGFSYTENDAGYARNQTDVGRDMLEFLQQFFTLFGELAKNEFYIAGESYAGKYVPTVGATLHENADSMRVKINFRGIAYGNGLTDPVNMVDFGTFIYGIGLIDRGAADHMMRVAKEAVDLLRAGRTVESGYLMDSLFFGLITENSFFKNVTGFEYYYNYLIDKEPEDSKTYKAFVQKPEIRRALHVGRQGFSMSRDLVTVHFIRDIMRSAVPQFTQVLESGYKVLVYSGHLDICVPTTHTEKFLANVAWSHADRWSHEPRHIWRSTDGQRLYGYKKTVENLNFVVVRNGGHVLPYDQPEAMFELITAFVDNEPPFSA, from the exons ATGCAACTGTCCAGCGTGCTCCTGCTTCTTTGCTCAAGTTCCCTGCTCAATGTCGGAGTGCGGAGCGACGATGa AGACCAGATGGTGGAGGAGGTCACGACGGACAATGAGGCCAGTGGCAGCAATGATGACCTGGATGGCACAGCAAATACTG GAGAGCCCCTGTACTTGACACCTCTCATCGATGCTGGTAAACTGAACCAGGCCAGGTCATCAAGCAAGGTCGGCCCCATCGGGGCTGATCACGAGGTGCCCAGTTATGCGGGCTACATCACCGTCAATCCACAGTACAATAGCAATCTATTCTTCTGGTTCGTTCCTTCACTG AGGGATCCGCAGAATGACCCGGTGATACTGTGGATGCAAGGAGGGCCCGGTACGTCCTCGCTTCTGGGCTTCTTCAATGAGCACGGTCCTTACTACGTGTCGGAGGAGGACGGCAGCGAGGCGGCGTTTCGCGAGCTCACCTGGGCGCAGCGCTACTCGATGCTTTACGTGGACCAACCCGTGGGAACGGGTTTCAGCTACACCGAGAACGACGCTGGCTACGCCCGTAACCAGACCGATGTTGGCCGCGACATGTTAGAGTTCTTGCAGCAGTTCTTCACGCTGTTCGGCGAGCTGGCCAAAAACGAATTCTACATTGCGGGAGAATCCTACGCCG GGAAGTACGTGCCGACTGTGGGCGCCACGCTACACGAGAACGCAGACTCAATGCGGGTCAAGATTAATTTCCGTGGCATCGCCTACGGCAACGGTCTGACGGACCCTGTAAATATGGTGGACTTTGGCACTTTCATCTACGGGATTGGCCTCATCGACCGTGGTGCCGCCGACCACATGATGCGAGTCGCCAAGGAAGCGGTCGATCTCCTCCGCGCAGGTCGAACTGTCGAGAGCGGTTATTTAATGGACAGTCTTTTCTTCGGTCTGATCACGGAGAACAGTTTCTTCAAGAACGTCACCGGCTTTGAATACTACTACAACTACCTGATCGATAAGGAGCCCGAAGACAGCAAGACTTACAAGGCATTCGTCCAGAAGCCCGAGATCCGGCGAGCCCTCCACGTGGGTCGGCAGGGATTCAGCATGAGCCGCGATCTCGTGACCGTCCACTTCATCCGCGACATCATGCGCTCGGCCGTGCCGCAGTTCACCCAAGTTCTGGAGAGCGGCTACAAGGTGCTGGTGTACAGCGGCCACTTGGACATCTGCGTGCCCACCACGCACACGGAGAAATTCCTCGCCAACGTGGCCTGGTCGCACGCGGATCGATGGTCTCACGAACCCCGCCACATTTGGCGGAGTACCGACGGCCAGCGTCTGTACGGCTACAAGAAGACCGTCGAGAACCTCAACTTCGTCGTGGTGCGCAACGGCGGACACGTTCTGCCTTATGACCAGCCCGAGGCTATGTTCGAACTCATCACAGCCTTCGTCGATAACGAGCCGCCTTTCTCCGCATAG